The genomic interval ATCATGGTTATTGCATATTTGAGAGTTAGTACGAACAAACAGCACTTGAATAATCAGAAAGAAGAAATTGAGAAATTCGCTTCACGCAAAGGGCTGGTTATTGATCGTTGGGTAAAAGAAGTTGTCAGTGGAAAAAAGAAAGAAAAAGACAGGGAATTGGGTAAATTAATAAAACGTATAAAAAAAGGAGACATACTTATAGTTACCGAAATATCCAGGCTTAGCCGTAGCCTACTGGACATCATGTCCATACTGGGAGTTTTACTTGAAGAGGGAGTTTTATTATACAGTACGAAAGACGGATATGAATTTGATGACAGTATAAGCAGCCAGATAATGGCATTTGCTTTCGGGCTGGCAGCACAGATAGAACACAAACTTATCTC from Barnesiella propionica carries:
- a CDS encoding recombinase family protein produces the protein MVIAYLRVSTNKQHLNNQKEEIEKFASRKGLVIDRWVKEVVSGKKKEKDRELGKLIKRIKKGDILIVTEISRLSRSLLDIMSILGVLLEEGVLLYSTKDGYEFDDSISSQIMAFAFGLAAQIEHKLISQRTKEALAVRKASGMKLGRAKGDNYKQQRLAHNKEKILEMQAQGYTTKSICRYFNISRDTFYAFKKNGGLK